A stretch of Dethiosulfovibrio peptidovorans DNA encodes these proteins:
- a CDS encoding secretion protein HylD, translating to MVPRRRSSRICAPVPLKGAAEMFHPGKEDGFRSIGTAIDHIEKGSRAIVDPLLPGSSVSAVDRGWETDARLAMEGQSPKKSRAIIYTITGTFAALFLWAGVSPLDEVVRGTGKVIPSGGTQVVQSVDGGMVEAVLVRESDRVAKGQILVQVDPTRSGSALGQQEAKMQTLTAKAARLRALSRGEPFTPSDELIRAIPDIVDQERRLYWASLEELASKIQVIQDQADQRRHELSEARARYAQMSRAFDLAKQELELTKPLLKSGAVPKVDVMRLERDLARSRGERAQAGAQASRAREAMEESKSQIRETELRFRNQWRNELTATMGEMESLSRGNQALADRLIHSAIRSPIQGIVKRLTVNTTGAVIMPGGVVAEIVPEDDALVVEAHLAPKDRAFVQKGQAATVKFTAYEYAIYGGLDGRVASITPDTVSDQRGGTFYQVRIVTDKTEFGDDLPILPGMVAQVDIVTGKKTVLAYLLKPLLRARAGALRER from the coding sequence ATGGTCCCAAGGAGACGGTCCTCCAGAATCTGCGCTCCGGTGCCGTTAAAAGGAGCGGCTGAGATGTTTCATCCTGGCAAAGAAGACGGATTCCGAAGCATCGGAACCGCCATAGATCATATAGAAAAAGGAAGCCGAGCCATCGTTGATCCCCTACTGCCGGGGTCATCGGTATCGGCGGTTGATCGAGGCTGGGAGACAGACGCCCGACTCGCCATGGAGGGACAGTCTCCCAAAAAATCCAGAGCCATCATCTACACCATTACGGGAACCTTTGCGGCCCTGTTTTTATGGGCCGGAGTCTCTCCTCTGGACGAGGTCGTTCGGGGCACGGGGAAGGTCATCCCCTCGGGGGGGACTCAGGTGGTCCAATCGGTGGACGGCGGCATGGTGGAGGCCGTGTTGGTTCGGGAATCGGACCGGGTAGCCAAAGGACAGATTCTGGTTCAGGTGGACCCCACCCGATCTGGCTCGGCCCTTGGTCAGCAGGAGGCAAAAATGCAGACCCTCACCGCCAAGGCTGCCAGATTGCGGGCCTTGAGCCGGGGGGAGCCTTTTACACCTTCTGATGAGCTCATCCGGGCCATCCCGGACATCGTAGACCAGGAACGTCGGCTCTATTGGGCCAGCCTTGAGGAGTTGGCGTCCAAAATACAGGTCATCCAGGATCAGGCCGACCAGCGACGTCACGAACTGAGCGAGGCCCGTGCTCGTTACGCTCAGATGAGCAGGGCTTTCGACCTGGCAAAGCAGGAACTGGAACTCACCAAACCTCTGCTCAAATCCGGAGCTGTTCCCAAAGTGGACGTCATGCGCCTGGAGCGTGATCTCGCACGCTCTCGGGGGGAGCGAGCTCAGGCGGGAGCTCAGGCGAGCCGGGCCAGGGAGGCCATGGAGGAAAGCAAAAGCCAGATTCGGGAGACAGAACTCAGATTTCGCAACCAATGGCGAAACGAACTGACAGCGACCATGGGCGAGATGGAAAGCCTGAGTCGGGGCAACCAGGCCCTGGCAGACCGACTGATTCACTCTGCCATCCGGTCGCCTATTCAGGGCATCGTCAAGCGCCTCACCGTCAACACCACCGGTGCCGTCATCATGCCCGGCGGTGTTGTCGCCGAGATTGTGCCGGAGGACGACGCTCTGGTGGTCGAAGCCCATCTGGCCCCTAAGGATCGAGCGTTCGTCCAAAAGGGACAGGCGGCCACGGTCAAGTTTACAGCTTATGAATACGCAATATACGGTGGATTGGACGGTCGTGTCGCCTCCATAACGCCCGATACCGTCTCAGACCAGCGAGGCGGAACCTTCTATCAGGTGCGTATCGTGACCGACAAGACAGAATTCGGGGATGACCTGCCCATATTACCTGGTATGGTCGCCCAGGTTGACATCGTAACGGGGAAAAAGACAGTCTTGGCCTATCTTCTCAAACCCCTGCTTCGTGCCAGAGCGGGTGCATTGCGAGAGAGATAA